A window of Marinobacter sp. es.042 genomic DNA:
TTAACGCTTTCTGGCGTCAGGCTGGAGACCACGGCACCCCGCCGGGGGAAAATCTCGATCAGATGGCGGCGTTCCAGAATGAGCAGGGCTTCCCGAACGGAACCACGGCTGACATTCAGTTCTCCCGACACCTTCAATTCCTGAATGCGTTCGCCGGGCTTGAGATCTCGCGTGATGATTCGCTGCCCCAGATGCTGGGCAATTTGTTCAGACAGACTTTCCGGGGCCTGAAACCTCATAAAGTTGGTCACTCATTCCTGAAGACGGCACGATTTCAAACGCAGAAGTTTACCACAGGGAATCTATAGCCCCACCCCTTGTCTGACATTTTGCACAGCTCAGGAACATCGCGGCAAATCACTGCCGGTTTTTTGACGGCAAATTAGAAACGACAGCCGAAAAATCAGAAACCAAGTGATTTTAGCCTCGTTACTCGCTGTTTTTGTTCGTTTTTTATGACTGGGCACGGTTTCTGCTTTGCAGACGCAAAGCACTGTAAACTTCTGCGACAGAGTGAACCGTAGTGAAAAACATACCGTCGATCCATCAGTCTCCTTCCCAGCCCCAGAAACTGGCTGCGCTGCGTCAGGCACATCAGGACTGGAACAACACGCCGGATGTACTCACCAGGCTAACACGCCGGCTGTCCACCACCCTGTCGCTGGAACAGCAGCTGGCGATCCTGGCCGAAGAGCTGGTCGCCATTGTTCCTTTCAGTGCGCTCAACTACCGGCACCGGATCGGTAAACAGGATTTCGTCTATGCCACAGGCATGGGGGGGCCACACCGCTGCGAGTACCGGCTGAGCCTTGAAGGTGTCAATTATGGGACTCTGGTACTTCAACGTCGGCAGAGGTTCTCGGAACAGGAGCTGGAAGGCGTCGAGATGGTTCTGAGTGCGGCGATCTGCCCGATTCGCAACGCCTGTCAGTACGTGGCCATTGAACAGGCATCCCTGACAGATTCCTTGACCGGCATACCCAACAAACGCGCCCTGGACGACGCTCTGCAGCGCTCCAGCCTGTTATCGGAGCGCCACGGCGAGCCCTACTCGCTCGTCCTCTGCGATCTGGATCACTTCAAGACGGTCAACGACACTCACGGCCATGTGGTTGGCGACCATCTCCTGCAAATGGCAGCATCCGAAATCGAGAAGGCAATCCGCACATCCGATTCTGTCTACCGCTTTGGCGGCGAGGAGTTTGCTATCCTGCTCCCGCATACCTCGGAGCATGATGCAAGGGATGTAGCAGAGCGAGTTCGCGAAGCGATCGCCGCTATCCGGGTTGATGGCGGAGAGAAGGAACTGAAGGTCACAACGAGTTGTGGCGTTGCCACCTTTCTGCCCAAGGAGGCGCCCCAGGCCTGGCTGGCAAGGGCGGACGAGGCACTCTATCGTGCCAAACACCAGGGCCGTAACTGCACCCGGGTGTTTGCCACCATTTCGTAACGATCAGCCCCGGGGCGTCTTGCTTCGGGCTCTCTCTGGCCTGGGAGCACGCCCGGCCGGTTTGGCGGGCTTGGTGTCGCTGACAGCCCACTTGTTGCCAGGGGTTTTCTTGCCGGAGCGACCAGGGCTTTTCCGCCTCTGGCGGTCGTGGGCCGCTTTCTCATTTGGCGTTTTCTGCGGAATCTCAACTGCTTCGAGACCCACCGTGCGACTCAGGGTGTCTACTGCCCGCTGATCCAGCTCTTCCCATTTTCCCACGGTCAGCCTGCTCGGCAGGAAGATCGGCCCGTAGCGCACGCGTTTCAGCCGACTGACGCGAACACCCTGGGATTCCCAAAGACGACGCACTTCCCGATTGCGCCCTTCCAGCAAGGTCACATGGAACCACCGATTTATACCGCTACCGCCGGCCGGAGAGATATCGGTGAACTTGGCCATGCCATCTTCCAGGAGAAC
This region includes:
- a CDS encoding GGDEF domain-containing protein yields the protein MKNIPSIHQSPSQPQKLAALRQAHQDWNNTPDVLTRLTRRLSTTLSLEQQLAILAEELVAIVPFSALNYRHRIGKQDFVYATGMGGPHRCEYRLSLEGVNYGTLVLQRRQRFSEQELEGVEMVLSAAICPIRNACQYVAIEQASLTDSLTGIPNKRALDDALQRSSLLSERHGEPYSLVLCDLDHFKTVNDTHGHVVGDHLLQMAASEIEKAIRTSDSVYRFGGEEFAILLPHTSEHDARDVAERVREAIAAIRVDGGEKELKVTTSCGVATFLPKEAPQAWLARADEALYRAKHQGRNCTRVFATIS